TCCCGAGGGCCGGGGTCAGATCCGGGACGCCGCCGGGTTCGCCCTCGAGCTGATCGCCGGTCACGGCCACGCCCCCGGCCCGGGTGTCGCGGTCGCGATGGCGGTGCCCGCGCCGGTGCACCCGGTGACCGGGGAGTTCGGGAAACGCAGTGTGCTGCCGTTCTTCTCGGGCTATTCTCCGGCCGAGGACCTGGCCGCTCAGCTGGGCTGCCCGGTGCGGGTGTTCAACAACGCGCAGCTGGCCGCGCTCGGTGAGACCCGCCGTGGCGCGGCGCGTGGCGCCCGGGACGTGCTGTATCTCAAGACGTCCCAGCACTGCGGCGCCGGGATCGTGGTGTCGGGGCGGATGTACGGCGGGGCGATCGGGTACGCCGGGGAGATCAGCCATCTGACGGTACGGGACATCGGCCCGCTGTGTTTCTGCGGCCGCCGGGGCTGCCTGTCGGTGTTCCTCCAGCCCGGGGCGTTCGGCGCGGTGCTGGACCGGTTCGGGCCGCCGTCCCAGGAGCGGCTGCTGGAGCTGGCGGCCGGGGGCCACGGCCCGGCGCGGCGGGCACTGCTGGACGCCGGTCGCCTGGTCGGGCGCACCACGGCGGTGCTGTGCAACCTGCTCAACCCGGCGCTGGTGGTGGTCGGCGGGCGGTTCACCGAGCCCGGTGACCAGGTGGTCGACGGGGTGCGGGAGTCGCTGGGGCGGTACTGCGCGCCGCCGGTGGCGGCCGCCCTGACGGTGGTGCGGGCCGAGCTGGGCGAGGAGGCCGAGGCGATCGGGGCGGTCGAGTCACTGCTGTGACCACCCCGATCGTCCGTCGGGTCCGGTGAAACTACTTGCCCTTGACCAGGTTGTACGCGATCTGCGGGTCGAACGCGCCGGCGGTGGAGCCGGGCGCCACCCCGCAGGAGCCGTCGGACTCACCCGGGGTCTTGATCCACAGCCGGGCCTCGGGCTGCTTCGTGGTGGCGTTCTTGGTGACCCGCGAGGTGACGCCGATCTTGCGGCCGGCCGGGTTGCACCAGGTGCCGTTGCTGCCCTTGCCGTTGCGGCTGGTGTCGATCACGTAGCGTTTGGTGCTGACGCCCTTGGCCTTCAGCGCCTTGTTCAGCTTGGCGGCGAAGGCCTTCTCGTCTTGCGTGGTGTGGTAGTTCGACACGTTGAGCGAGAACCCGCGCACGTTGTTGATGCCGGAGGCCTTGAGCCGCTTCGACATGGCCGCGGCGGTGGCGTAGTTCGAGTTGCCGGCGTCGAGGTAGACGTAGGCGTTGGGCGCCTTCTTGCTGAACTGCTGGGTGGCGTAGGTGAGCAGCTTCTGCCGGGTGGTGGCCGCGGTGGTGCTCAGGCAGCTCAGGTCGGCCAGGGCGTCCGGCTCGAGGATGACCAGGGCGGGCTTCTTGCCGATGCCGGTGGCGAATTGGCTGATCCAGGTGCGGTACTGGGTGGCGGCGGCGCCACCGGCCGACTCCTTGCCGCAGGCGTCGCGGTCGGGGATGTTGTAGGCCACCAGCACCGGGGTCTTCTTCTTTTTCGCGGCCGCCGTGACGTAAGTGCTCACGGCGGGCTTGATGTCGCCCGACCAGGCGCCGTACCAGCGCGCCATCGGCTGGGTCGAGATGCCCTTGCGGATGGTCGCGGTGCGGCTGTCGCCGGAGTTGGCCTTGACCCAGGTGGCCGGGCCCGAGGTCGGGTCGACGTAGAAGGTGGTGCTGTTGGTCAGCGGCTTGGTGACGGCCGCCGCGGCGACCGACGACGTGGATGCCTTGGAAGTCGTTGCTGTGGTGGTGGTCTCGGCGTGCCCGGCCAGGCTCTGCACCAGGGCGCCGCCGACGGCGAGGGATGCGGCGGCGGCCAGGACCACGGTGGTACGTCGTTTCACGGAACCTCTTCGGGCGGATCGGCACGGACCCCGGAGGTCGGGGGCAGCCGAACGTACCGGTCAGACCGTTAAGTTCAGCGTATTCGCCGCATAAGCCGCCGATGCCCGTGGGACATCTCACAGAATGCCCACAGGCGTCTGCCCAGCGAACTTTCGGGTTAGAGTCCGGTTTCCGGACGAAGCTGGGGGGCATCGACATCCGTGTGTAGCTGGGGACCCGGGCAACCGGGGTGCTACTGCGTGTCGCGACGCCGTGACGTCCGGCACCTGAAGCACCTCGCGAGCAAGGAGCCACCATGCGAAACCCCAAGATCTCCCGGCCGGTCCGGGTCCTGCTGGCCGGCGCGGCCGCCGTCGCCACCGTGCTGGTGCCGGTCGGCGCCGCCTCGGCGAAGCCGGTGACCACCGCCGGGCAGTTCCGCGCCGCCGGCACCACCAACTGCGGTTCCACCGTCAACGGGTTCGACTACTACGTCACGGTGCGCACCAAGGCCGTGGCCGGGCGCACGCTCTACCTCAAGACGGGCCGGGTGTTCGACGAGGACTACTCCTACGTCAGCGGCGGCAAGACCACCGACCGCACCTGGATCGACAAGCGCAAGGTCGGCTCGTCCTCCTGGACCCAGTGCGGGCCGTTCAACGCCTACATGAGCCACGAGGTCTCGAACCCCACCGGCTACCAGACCCGCGCCTGCTTCGACTACAAGAGCGGCAGCAGCCGGATCGCCTCCTGCACCAGCTGGTACAGCGGCCACGACGGCTCCTCCTGACCGGTCCCGCAGCACCCGCGCGTGATCACGGCGAGGGGTGACCCTCGCCGTGATCACGCGCGGCCCGGCCGTTCTGGATCATCGCGAGCGTGTGCGCCGGGACGACCATCGCCGTGGGCACGAGCACCGTTCGTCAGCCGGATCGGCCCCGCCGAGCGTCCCTCCTCAGCCCACGTGCACCAGGTCGACGTGAGTGACTCAGGCCGCTCGCGCCCACCTCCACGGCCGGGCACACCGAAAGACCAGCCTTGCCAATGACTTTGGATTTCTCATGCCAGCCGGCGCGACCGGAAGGGTCGCCAGGGGACGTGACGCGTCGATGGCCGGCGAAAGAGCAGTGCCGTTCGAGCGAACGGGACCGCGGCAGATTCGGCAGGCATATGATCGCACCTTCGAGCGAAGGGCTGCCGAATCCGAGTTGTGGACCTTGATACGTCGCCAGATGAGTCTGACTGCCGTGACGGTGAATTCCGGCCGGCACCTGATCTGCGCCGTCACGGCCTCCGAGTCGTCGGAGTCGTGCGCCGTCTCGGTGTCCGTCGATTCGGTGACCGTCGCGCGGGGCGAGGGTGACGATTTCGAGCTCGCGTTTCAGCTCCTACGGGCCGAGCTGGAGGCTCTCGGGCTGCACCTGCTCTGCAACCGGTATCGGCGCGATGCGTTCGTGACCTCGTTGTCCCGGCAGATGAGCGGCGGCCTGGGCTGCTACCTCGTGGAGCCCCGCCGTCCTGTCGATCCCGGCCGCATCGTCGACTGTCTCGGACCGGCCCGCGCGTCGGACGTCGTCTCGAAGGAGGAGGCCGACGCCTTCATCGCCGGATGGAGATCCCGGCCTCCCCTGCTCCTGCTGCCGATCCTGCTCTGGCGCTCCTGGCGGGAAAGAGTTCGAGGGCAGACCTGAGCTCGTCCTCCGTCACGAGCCGGTGATCAGGGCCTGACCCGTCATCGGCTCACGCTGACCTTGCGGACGCTGCTGGCCCCGGCCTCGAACTGGTCGGTGGCCGCCGACAGCGAGCGGAACGCGTAGGTTCCCTTGTTGCTCACCTTGACGCTCGTGGTCGCGCAGCCGAGCGAGTCGGTGTACGTCAGTGGGGCTTTGGTCTCGGAGCTCGCGCCCGGCTTGCGGAAGACGACCCGCACGGACTGGTACGCCAGGGTGTGGCCGTCCCCGCTCACGCACGTTCTGACCGACACGCTGCGACCCACCTTCGCCGTCCTGGCCACGCTGGTGACCACGGTCTGGGTCAGCTTCGCGAGCGGGCTCACGGTGACCGTCAGCGGGTAGTCCTGCTCGAGCGTCTTGTTGTACTCGGCGTCGTAGAGTGTCAGCGATGCCGTGCCACCGAAGACGCCGAATCCGTCCGTCGGGCACCAGAACGCCTCCTGGGTGACCGTCGCGGTCCCGGTGGAGCCGAAGTCCTCGAAGTCGACGTCGCCCACCAGCCCCGAGCTGAACGTCGTGTTCAGGATGTAGCTGCCCCCGGCCGGGCCCGAGATGGTGAAGGCCAGGGGAATGTCCTCACAGCTCCCCCAGGGAGCGGCCTCGAACTCGAAGTCCAGGGCGCCGGCCGTGGCCGTCAGGGCGCCTCCCGAGCCGATCGGCCGCTCCTGGGTCGCGGCCTGTGCGGGGGACGAGAGGGCGAGCGTCCCCACGGCCGACGCGGTCGCCGCCGCCGCGACGGTGATGATTCTCCACATGTGACGCTCCCTGGCCCGTGCCGCCTTCCGGACGCCAGCCCCATCGGCCCCGGGCCCCGTGACCTGAGGTCGCTCAGGGGATCGGGCTATCCATGCGGCCGGCGCGGATACAGAAGGTGGTTTCGTGCGACAGAGGTGCCTCCGTTCAGGTGACCTGACGACCCGCCGGGCCGGGCCGACGGCCACACCCGGTGCGGGCACGCCTGCGCGGCGCCAGGTCAGGACCAGCTCCTGGCGTGGGGGTCAGCGCTGCGGGCCCCGGTCAGGCGCTCGTCCGTCGCGGACACCGAAGGGGTCAGTCAGGAGGCGGCCGAGGCCGTCCGGCCCGAAACAGCGGTGATCGGGCAGCTGGACGACGAGGGGACCGCGCCCGGCCCCCTCCCCCTGCTCCGACCACGAGATCCCGCTCAGTGCTGCCGGCCGTCCAGCAGCAGCGAGCGCGCGAAACCCGGTTCCCGGAGGTAGGTCTCGATGTCGCCGCTGCCGTCGCCGGCCGGGCGGCCGGCGAGTTCGCGCACGGCGTCGAAGGTGACCACGTTCAGTCGCATGCGCCAGCCCTCGCAGGAACGCCCGTCGCGCTCCTGGCGCGACAGCACCGTGACCTCGTCGTGCAGCTCGTCCCGCAGGATGCGCCGGTAGGTCTGCTCGACGGCGTCCGGCTGCCCCTCCAGCAGCTGCACGAAGAACGCCTGCCGGGTGTGCTCGCCGGGTTCGATCTGCTGGAACGGCTCCTCCAGCCGGGCCCGCTCGTGCACGTGCACGAGAGCACCGGTCAGCCCTTCCCGGGCGTTGCGCGTGCGGCACGGCCCCAGGAAGGACTCCAGCTGGTCCTCCGTCAGGTCGACGCCGGCCCGGCTGACATAGATGAGTTCGTGCACTGACAACGCGGGGGCCTTCCGTGGGTGGGGACGCCACCGGACACCGGCGCCTGGGACGAGTTGTAGCACTCACCGCCCCGGCCGCACCTCACCCCTACGGGTGGCCGCGGGCTCCCGGGGAATGACTCACCGGTCCTCGTCGTCCAACCCCACGACGTCGTCCCTGCCGGCCTCCACCTCTGTGACGTCCGCGTCGTGCACCAGGATCGTCTGGTAGTGGGGAACGGCCAGGGCATCGAACCGCAGAAGGGGATCCACGGCACGACCCTGCCATATCGCTCAGGCCGTCAGATCCAGCCGTTCCCGGTCGATCTCGTACCGCAGCGGCAGGCCGGCGGCGAACCGCGCGATCTCCCCCGCAGCCGCGATTCCCAGCCGCTCCCGCTCGGTGCCCAGGCTGCCGGCGATGTGCGGGGTGAGCACCACGTTGTCCAGTGCCGCCAGCCGATGGCCGGCCGGCAGCGGCTCCGGGTCGGTCACGTCCAGCAGGGCCAGCAGGTCGCCGCGTTCGGCCAGCACCGCGGCCAGCGCGTCGTGGTCCACCAGCCCGCCCCGTGCGGTGTTGATGAAGGACGCCCGCAGCGGCAGTCTCTCGAGCTCGCGGCGGCCGATCATCTGCCGGGTGGCGGGAGTCAGGGGCGCGTGCAGGGTGAGCACGTCCGAGCGGGAGAACACCGCGCCCAGGTCGTGCCGGGTCACCCCCAGCCGGGCGCACCGTTCCCCCGGGGCGAACGGGTCGTAGGCGATCACCTCGACACCGGGGGCGGTGTCGCGCAGCCGCTCGGCCACCAGCGTGCCGATCAGGCCGAGCCCGACCACCCCCACCACCGCGCCGTCCGCCCCGCGCACGCCCTCGCGCCGCACCGGGCCCCGGGCGTCCCTCGACCGGAGGGCCAGGCGCCAGGCGTTCTTCAGGCACAGCACGATCTGGGCCACGGTGAAGTCGGCCACCGGAACGGCGTTCGCGCTCGCGGCCGTGGTGACCCGTATGCCGCGGGCCCAGACCTGGTCGGTGACCAGGTCGCGGATGCTGCCCGCCGCGTGCACCACCAGTTCCAGCTCGGGCAGCCGGTCGAGCACGGCCCGCTCCAGCCGGGGCGCGCCCCAGCCGGTCAGCAGGATCCGCGCCGACGACGGATCCGCCTGCGCCACCAGCGTTTCCGGGTCCATGTCGATCAGCGTGGCCTCGCGCCCGATCAGCGCGCGGGCCCGCTCACCCAGCACCGCGGCACGGTGCTCCGCGCCCAGACAGCTCACCACGGTCAGCCCGGCACCCGTCACCTGCGACATCGGTCCCTCTTTCACACCAGAGCCTGAGGACGTCTGCCGGCATCGTTCGGTGCCCGTGGGCACCCGGTCAACACCCGACTGCCCCGACGATCAGAAGCGATCGTCACCCGGCCGCGGACTCGGACGCGGACTCGGCAGCGGACTCGGCCGGCCGGGGTCCGGTGGTCAGGGCCTGCCAGGCCTGTCTGCGGCGGCGCTGCTCGTGCGGGTCGGCCACCGGCGCGGCGGCCAGCAGGCGCCGGGTGTAGGGGTGCCGGGGTGCGCTCAGCACCTGCCCGGCCGGGCCCTGCTCCACGATCCGCCCGTCGTTCATCACCGCCACCCGGTCGGCCAGCTGCTCCACCACGGCCAGGTCGTGGCTGATGAACAGGCAGGCGAACCGCAGCCGGGTCTGTAGCTCCCGCACCAGTTCCAGCACCGCGGCCTGGACCGACACGTCCAGGGCGCTGGTCGGCTCGTCCGCGATCAGCAGCGCCGGGTCGAGGGCCAGGGCCCGGGCGATGGCGATGCGCTGACGCTGCCCGCCGGACATCTCGTGCGGGTAGCGGTCGGCGAAGTCGGCCGGTACCCGCACGGCCTCCA
Above is a genomic segment from Kineosporia corallincola containing:
- a CDS encoding hydroxyacid dehydrogenase; amino-acid sequence: MSQVTGAGLTVVSCLGAEHRAAVLGERARALIGREATLIDMDPETLVAQADPSSARILLTGWGAPRLERAVLDRLPELELVVHAAGSIRDLVTDQVWARGIRVTTAASANAVPVADFTVAQIVLCLKNAWRLALRSRDARGPVRREGVRGADGAVVGVVGLGLIGTLVAERLRDTAPGVEVIAYDPFAPGERCARLGVTRHDLGAVFSRSDVLTLHAPLTPATRQMIGRRELERLPLRASFINTARGGLVDHDALAAVLAERGDLLALLDVTDPEPLPAGHRLAALDNVVLTPHIAGSLGTERERLGIAAAGEIARFAAGLPLRYEIDRERLDLTA
- a CDS encoding BLUF domain-containing protein, translating into MHELIYVSRAGVDLTEDQLESFLGPCRTRNAREGLTGALVHVHERARLEEPFQQIEPGEHTRQAFFVQLLEGQPDAVEQTYRRILRDELHDEVTVLSRQERDGRSCEGWRMRLNVVTFDAVRELAGRPAGDGSGDIETYLREPGFARSLLLDGRQH
- a CDS encoding glycoside hydrolase family 6 protein, whose protein sequence is MKRRTTVVLAAAASLAVGGALVQSLAGHAETTTTATTSKASTSSVAAAAVTKPLTNSTTFYVDPTSGPATWVKANSGDSRTATIRKGISTQPMARWYGAWSGDIKPAVSTYVTAAAKKKKTPVLVAYNIPDRDACGKESAGGAAATQYRTWISQFATGIGKKPALVILEPDALADLSCLSTTAATTRQKLLTYATQQFSKKAPNAYVYLDAGNSNYATAAAMSKRLKASGINNVRGFSLNVSNYHTTQDEKAFAAKLNKALKAKGVSTKRYVIDTSRNGKGSNGTWCNPAGRKIGVTSRVTKNATTKQPEARLWIKTPGESDGSCGVAPGSTAGAFDPQIAYNLVKGK